The Pontibacter pudoricolor genome contains a region encoding:
- a CDS encoding ArsI/CadI family heavy metal resistance metalloenzyme, translating to MKRFHVNVRVKNLEESVGFYTALFATEPTVLKEDYAKWMLEDPRINFAISLHPENAGIEHLGIQAESEEELSEVYGNLKKAKGAIREEGKCTCCYAKSEKSWITDPQGVDWEAFYTFGEATVYGEGANARKTEAAV from the coding sequence ATGAAAAGATTTCACGTAAATGTTAGAGTAAAGAACCTGGAAGAATCAGTAGGTTTTTATACTGCCCTTTTTGCCACAGAGCCAACCGTACTGAAAGAAGATTATGCTAAGTGGATGCTGGAAGACCCGCGTATAAACTTTGCCATTTCGCTGCACCCTGAAAACGCAGGCATCGAACATTTAGGCATACAGGCAGAGAGTGAGGAAGAACTGTCCGAAGTATACGGTAACCTGAAAAAAGCAAAAGGAGCCATCCGCGAAGAAGGAAAATGCACCTGCTGCTATGCCAAATCCGAGAAGTCATGGATAACAGACCCACAGGGCGTGGACTGGGAAGCGTTTTATACCTTCGGTGAAGCTACTGTGTATGGCGAAGGAGCCAATGCACGCAAAACCGAAGCAGCTGTTTAG
- a CDS encoding GNAT family N-acetyltransferase, which produces MQTETTAQTIVTDLLPEHYPQVKEIYELGMATGNATLETKAPEWADWDAKFMKSCRLVALQNGRVAGWAALSAVSGRCVYAGVAEDTVYVHPDFKQQGIGKLLLQELVRQSEQAGIWTLQAGIINENKASIHLHEQCGFRIVGVREKLGQLHGQWRDICLMERRSKVVGV; this is translated from the coding sequence ATGCAAACCGAAACTACCGCACAAACTATAGTTACTGACCTGTTGCCGGAGCACTACCCGCAGGTTAAAGAGATTTACGAACTGGGCATGGCCACAGGCAACGCCACGTTAGAGACCAAAGCTCCTGAGTGGGCCGACTGGGATGCTAAATTTATGAAGAGCTGCCGCCTGGTGGCACTGCAAAACGGCAGGGTAGCAGGTTGGGCAGCTTTGTCTGCTGTGTCTGGTAGGTGTGTGTATGCCGGAGTGGCCGAGGATACTGTATATGTTCACCCGGATTTTAAGCAGCAGGGAATTGGTAAACTGCTGTTGCAGGAACTGGTGCGTCAGTCGGAGCAAGCTGGCATCTGGACTTTACAGGCAGGTATTATTAACGAGAACAAAGCAAGCATACACCTGCACGAGCAATGTGGGTTCAGAATAGTAGGCGTACGTGAAAAACTGGGCCAGCTACACGGCCAATGGCGCGATATCTGCCTGATGGAACGCCGGAGTAAGGTAGTAGGAGTTTAA
- the sigZ gene encoding RNA polymerase sigma factor SigZ — protein MENCCNTPGPTKLSADSCSAVAPVFLAYEAQLKGFVQKRILDKDEANDILQHLYLKIYKNCEQLPEVKNIKAWLYQITRNAVYDFFRESSRYQTIAEVELEELPDDTRHDVEALVEPLISLLPEEYAIALRLSELEGVSQKEIAEKLGISYSGAKSRVQRGREKLKALFLECCHLEFGHDGSVVSATIKESCKPLQGLS, from the coding sequence ATGGAAAACTGCTGCAACACTCCTGGACCAACTAAACTTTCTGCGGATAGCTGCTCGGCGGTAGCGCCTGTTTTCCTGGCTTACGAGGCCCAGCTAAAAGGCTTTGTGCAGAAGCGCATCCTGGATAAAGACGAAGCTAACGACATTCTACAGCACCTATACCTCAAGATCTACAAAAACTGCGAGCAGCTACCCGAAGTAAAGAACATAAAAGCCTGGCTCTACCAGATCACTCGTAACGCGGTATATGATTTTTTCAGGGAAAGCAGTCGCTACCAGACTATAGCTGAAGTAGAACTGGAAGAACTGCCCGACGACACCCGCCACGATGTAGAAGCCCTGGTAGAACCACTGATCAGTTTATTGCCTGAAGAATACGCCATAGCCCTGCGACTGAGCGAGCTGGAAGGAGTAAGCCAGAAAGAAATTGCTGAAAAGTTAGGCATTTCCTACTCCGGTGCAAAATCAAGAGTACAGCGTGGCCGCGAAAAACTGAAAGCCCTGTTTCTGGAATGTTGCCACCTGGAGTTCGGCCATGATGGCAGCGTCGTGTCCGCCACTATAAAAGAAAGCTGTAAGCCTCTGCAGGGGTTGAGTTAG
- a CDS encoding ComEA family DNA-binding protein → MMRAIVVLLLIFCIISQVQAQNYPRQTIDFDLFVQELFSQQEDENISYEDLYETLFQYYQQPIDLNNTTPEELASLFILSRPQIASFFQHIQDNGKLLSIYELQAIPGFDMITIYQLLPFVKVDDAGLYADTRPLWQRMIGEDNNALIIRYERTLQQRRGYSSVDSSSRSQSRYLGSPDKIFMRYRNSVAQDYSLGITAEKDAGEAFTWDPDTRRYGFDFYTAHFQLYNKGRFKTIAIGDYQLQIGQGLQLSSGYSVGKGSETITTLSRANLGIRPYSSVLESVFFRGAAVTYKLKDNLNITDFYSTKRTDANLQADTISDFSESFTGIQTSGFHRTATELANKGRVREQIFGSSLQYQKQAFTVGFTAVGTNYSSPIKKTDAPYQRFEFNGSNNYTAGANYSFTWQNVYLFGETAMSKSGGMGSVNGLIANLSNKAEVAMLYRYYSRDFHSLYGGAFGEGSRNINERGFYTGIKLKPIARWEITAYYDRFTFPWLRYRVDAPSYGDEYLVRLYFKPNRQSALYGQFRTESKGLNAPNNTTTIVDYVAQALRRNYLLYYEFSPTPALSLKSRVQFSSYAHEAPKQTGYLIAQDINYSFKNIRLSTRYAIFDTDSYDTRQYVYERDVLYAFSIPALSGRGTRVYALLQFQLVRDLDVWVKYGITNYRNVDTIGSGLETIVGSRRSDVKAQVRYKF, encoded by the coding sequence ATGATGCGGGCTATAGTTGTACTGTTGCTGATTTTCTGCATTATCTCGCAGGTACAAGCTCAGAATTACCCGCGCCAAACGATAGATTTCGACCTGTTTGTACAGGAGCTTTTTTCGCAGCAGGAAGATGAGAACATTTCTTACGAAGACCTGTACGAAACACTTTTCCAGTATTACCAGCAACCCATCGACCTTAACAATACCACACCCGAAGAACTGGCTTCGCTGTTTATACTCTCACGCCCGCAGATCGCTTCGTTTTTCCAGCACATCCAGGACAACGGCAAGCTCCTCAGCATTTACGAACTGCAGGCCATCCCTGGTTTCGACATGATCACCATTTACCAGTTGCTGCCATTTGTTAAAGTGGATGATGCTGGCTTGTATGCTGATACGCGCCCGCTTTGGCAACGAATGATCGGGGAAGACAACAACGCCCTTATAATCCGTTACGAACGGACATTGCAGCAACGTCGCGGTTATAGTTCGGTTGATAGCAGTAGCCGGTCGCAGAGCCGCTACCTGGGTTCGCCCGACAAGATATTTATGCGTTACCGCAACAGTGTGGCTCAGGACTATAGTTTAGGCATAACTGCCGAGAAAGATGCCGGAGAAGCGTTTACCTGGGACCCCGACACACGGCGTTATGGGTTCGATTTTTACACGGCACATTTCCAGCTCTACAACAAAGGCAGGTTCAAAACTATAGCTATAGGCGATTATCAATTACAGATCGGACAGGGATTGCAGTTGTCGTCGGGGTACAGCGTGGGCAAGGGCAGCGAAACGATAACCACGCTCAGCCGCGCAAACCTGGGCATACGGCCTTATAGTTCAGTTTTGGAGTCTGTCTTTTTCAGGGGTGCGGCGGTTACTTACAAACTGAAAGACAATCTGAACATAACCGACTTCTACTCCACTAAACGAACCGACGCAAATTTACAAGCTGATACCATCTCTGATTTCAGCGAATCCTTTACCGGCATCCAGACTTCCGGATTTCACAGAACAGCAACTGAGCTGGCTAACAAGGGCCGCGTGCGGGAGCAGATATTCGGCAGCAGTTTGCAGTACCAGAAACAGGCTTTTACAGTTGGCTTTACCGCTGTCGGCACCAACTATAGTTCGCCCATCAAAAAGACGGACGCCCCTTACCAGCGATTCGAGTTTAACGGTAGCAACAACTATACCGCCGGCGCCAACTATAGTTTTACCTGGCAAAACGTGTACCTGTTCGGGGAAACGGCTATGAGCAAAAGCGGTGGCATGGGCAGTGTAAATGGTTTGATCGCGAATCTCTCTAACAAAGCCGAAGTAGCTATGTTGTACCGGTACTATTCACGCGATTTCCATAGTTTGTATGGCGGTGCTTTTGGTGAAGGAAGCCGGAACATTAACGAGCGTGGTTTTTACACCGGCATCAAACTTAAACCCATAGCCCGCTGGGAAATAACGGCCTACTACGACCGCTTTACCTTTCCGTGGCTGCGGTACCGCGTAGATGCCCCATCTTACGGCGACGAATACCTGGTGCGGCTTTACTTTAAGCCCAACCGCCAGAGCGCTCTCTACGGCCAGTTCCGGACCGAAAGCAAAGGCCTGAACGCCCCAAACAACACCACAACGATAGTAGATTATGTGGCACAAGCATTGCGCCGCAATTATTTACTCTACTACGAATTCTCACCAACGCCAGCTCTCAGTTTAAAAAGTCGTGTACAATTCAGCAGTTATGCGCACGAAGCTCCAAAGCAAACCGGTTACCTCATAGCCCAAGACATAAACTATAGTTTCAAAAATATCCGGCTAAGTACCCGCTATGCCATCTTTGATACGGACAGTTACGATACCCGCCAGTATGTGTACGAGCGCGATGTACTGTATGCATTCTCCATTCCGGCGCTAAGCGGCAGAGGCACGCGGGTTTATGCGTTGCTGCAGTTTCAGTTAGTCCGAGACCTGGATGTGTGGGTAAAATACGGCATCACCAACTATAGAAATGTTGATACCATCGGCTCTGGACTGGAAACTATAGTTGGATCAAGAAGGTCTGATGTGAAAGCGCAGGTTAGGTATAAGTTTTAG
- a CDS encoding PorV/PorQ family protein, with product MPFGARAAALGNASVTIPDLWALHNNVAGMAGLTQPQAGAYAENRFGVRAFTTVALLGVYPTSKYGVYGISLSRFGDELYNRQHIGLGAAHKLGQFSLGVKADIWQVTVQGYGSRKTATIALGGQAEIVPGLYFGAHAYNLNQAKLSDFEDERLPTIMKAGISYTPYKKLLLLAETEKSIDHNATFKAGIEYQLLPDKFILRSGFQSLTNTLNFGAGFVARQFIVDYAFGNATHLGNSHHLSVSYSFGRAAIVSTPVNSL from the coding sequence GTGCCGTTTGGTGCCCGAGCCGCCGCACTTGGCAACGCCTCCGTAACCATACCCGACCTTTGGGCGCTACACAACAACGTAGCTGGCATGGCCGGGCTCACGCAACCACAAGCCGGAGCTTATGCCGAGAACCGATTTGGTGTACGGGCATTTACAACCGTAGCGCTTCTGGGTGTTTATCCAACTTCAAAATATGGCGTGTATGGCATTAGCCTGAGCAGGTTTGGCGACGAACTATACAACCGGCAACACATCGGGCTGGGCGCTGCCCATAAACTAGGTCAATTTAGTTTGGGTGTAAAAGCCGACATCTGGCAGGTAACAGTGCAAGGCTACGGCAGTCGCAAAACGGCAACTATAGCTCTAGGCGGGCAGGCCGAAATTGTGCCGGGCCTTTACTTCGGTGCACACGCATACAACCTGAACCAGGCAAAACTCTCTGACTTCGAAGACGAACGGTTACCCACCATTATGAAAGCCGGCATTAGCTACACACCTTACAAAAAGCTTTTACTGTTAGCCGAAACCGAAAAAAGCATCGACCATAACGCCACATTTAAAGCTGGCATCGAGTATCAGCTGCTTCCAGATAAATTCATACTTCGCAGTGGTTTTCAGTCGCTTACTAACACGCTCAACTTTGGCGCCGGCTTTGTGGCCCGGCAGTTTATAGTTGATTATGCCTTCGGCAATGCCACGCACCTGGGCAACAGCCACCATTTGTCGGTAAGCTATAGTTTCGGGAGGGCGGCTATAGTTTCAACCCCTGTAAATTCACTGTAA